The DNA sequence GCAAGCGCCTTGGGGCGCGGCTGGCCACCGGAATGGCGGTCTTCGACACGCTGCTGCCCATCGTCGCGGGACAGCGGATCGGCCTGTTCGCGGGGTCGGGGGTGGGAAAATCCACGCTGCTGTCGCAGATGGCACGTGGGGTACAGGCCGATGTCGTGGTGATCGCCATGATCGGCGAACGCGGTCGCGAGCTGCGCGAATTCGTCGAAAAGACGATGGGTCCGGAGGGCATGGCCCGCGCGGTGATCGTCGCGGCGACCTCGGATCAGTCGCCGCTGATCCGGCGGCGCTGTGCCTGGGCCGCGATGGCCGTGGCCGAGCATTTTCGCGACCAGGGCCGCCACGTCCTGTTCCTGGCCGATTCGATCACCCGCTTTGCCGAGGCGCACCGCGAGATCGCCCTGGCCGCGGGCGAACCGCCCAGCTATCGCGGCTTTCCCCCGTCGGTGTCGAACCTGATCATGGCGCTGGCGGAACGCGCAGGCCCCGGCCCGGAAGGGTCGGGCGACATCACCGGCATCTTCAGCGTGCTGGTCGCAGGATCGGACATGGAGGAGCCGGTGGCCGACATCCTGCGCGGGACGCTGGACGGCCATGTCGTGCTGGACCGCACCATCGCGGAGCGGGGCCGCTTTCCGGCGGTCGACGTGGTGCGGTCGGTGTCACGGTCGCTGCCCGATGCCGCCAGCGCGGTCGAGAACGCGGCCATCGGGCGGGCCCGCGCGGCGCTGGGCGCCTATGCCGAATCGGAACTGATGATCCGTGCGGGCCTCTATGCGCCCGGTTCGGACGCCAAGCTGGACGAGGCGGTGCGACTGTACCCCCAGCTGGACGAATTCGTGACGCGCCGTTGCCCCGGCATCGCGGACAGCTTTGCCGCGTTGGAGGCCGCGCTGCGCCTGCCCATGCGCGCGCGCGCGTGAAACCAAGCGGCGCCGCGTTGCGTTGGCTTAATCAATGTTAGAACGCAAGGGGGGACCATTGCGTCCAGAATCCCGATTTGCAACTGTCCGGCTGCCTTAGAAGGAGGGGCGGAATGGCGATTACCGAGTATTTTATCCGCTTCCTTCAACGACGTGACAGTTTGCCCGAACGCGATCTGGCCCGTCTTCGCGCCCTGCGCACCCAGCATGTCAGCTTCGCCTCCGGAGAGGTGATCGTCCCCGTCGACCGGGTCGCAAAACGCAGCTGCATGATGCTGCGCGGCATGTCGGCGCGTTCGCACCGCCTGGTCGGCCGACCCGACGAACGGGTGATCACCGCCCTGCACGTGCCGGGCGATTTCGTCGATCTGCACGGGTTCGTTCTGGCCGGGCTGGAACATTCCGTCGTCGCTGTCGGTCCCGCCGAGGTCGAGTTCGTCGATCACGACGAACTGGTCGAGATCACCGAGAATTTTCCGCACCTGACGCGCCTCTTGTGGATGGCGACGCTGATCGACGCGGCGGTGCACCGGCAATGGCTGGTCGCGGCGGCCTCGCTGCGCTCCAGCGCGCATCTGGCCCACCTGCTGTGCGAGGTCTATACCCGCCTGAACGCCGTCGGCGCCGCGGCCGACCATCAGTTCTCTCTGCCTTTGCTGCAACGCGAACTGGCGGATATCTTGGGATATTCACCCATTCACGTGAACCGGGCCGTGCGCGATCTGCGCGATCGCGGCCTGCTGCGCTGGTCGGGGGCCGATGTGTCGATCCTGGACTGGAAGGGCCTGGCGATGCTGGCCCGGTTTGACCCGACCTATCTGGACATGGAGCGTCAGAGCCGCTGAGGCGTCATTCGCACAGCCGCCAGCCACCGTTCCGGGCCGCCATGTCCAGATGCAGGTGGTCGTCATGCGCGGCGTTCGATCCCGGTCCCAGAACGGTGGTGAACAGCAGGCATCCGGTCCCCTGCGCTGCCTTCTGAAAGCTTTCGGCGGCATCGCCGTCGCCTTGGCGCGGCTGCACCAGCACGGGATCGCCATCGTCGAAGCGAAAGCCCATCACGTCGATCGCGTTGCCATAGCCGTGTTCCGAAGGTTTCGGATCCGCCTCTCCGGTCCCCACGCGGTCGCGGCAGGAATAGGCCGGTCCGGTCTCCAGCGCGGTCAGGCGCGGCGTTTCGGGCAGAAGCCCCGCGGCAGGCTGCAGGAAATCCCGCGTCCACAAGGCCAGCGACAGCGCGGCCGCACAGCGCATCACCGGCTCGCCTGACAGGGTGACGTCTGGCAGGATGTGGCTGACCTGCAGCGGACGGGCGATGCCGCAGTCGCGGTTGTCCGGGTCGGTCACGGGGGGCTGGGGGCGGAATTGCGCGCCCATCACTGACAGCGCCAGTCGACAGGCGTCGTATTCCGCATCCGTCTCGGCCAAGGTGAACCAGACCGGCGGGGGCGGCGGGCCAAAGGGCTGCGCTGCAGGTTCGTCCGGTACCGATTCGCTGATCGCATCAGGGACCGGGTCCGGCGTTGGCGCCGGTTCCGCAGCTTCGGGCTTTTCGGGCGGGCGGTCGGCGGTCTGGGCTGTGTCAGGCTCTGCCTCAGGGGGGCGCTCCTGCGCCAGGGCGGGGACCACCGCCAGCGTCAACGCGATGATCGTCCCCGCCACGCGGATCATGGCTGCGCCTCTTCCAGAGTCGGGACGACGAACCCTTCGGGCAGCGCGCCGCTGAGGGCATCGCTGAGAGGATCAGGGGTCACGGGCGCGGCGGCATCCGGCGCGGCGGGGATGGCCGCCGGATCCGTGGCCGCAGGGGCCATCGGCGTCGGGGCAGTGGGGCTCGGGGCTGCGGCAGCCGGGGTCGTCGGGGCGACGGTGGCAGGCGCCTGAGGATCGGGCAGCGACAGCGGCTGCGCGGGGTCTGGCGTCGTGATCTGGTCGGTCGTGCCCTCGGGCAGCGCGATGTCGGCCACGGGCGGGCTGACCGCGGTGCCGCTACCGGTCACGTCGGCGATGGTGACCCCGGCATCCAGGAACTGGACCTCGGTGCCGCCGATGGTGACCATGCCGGCCAGCTCCTCGGCATCCCAGTTGGTCAGGCGCACGCAGCCCATCGACTGGTTCGCGAACAGCTGCGACGGGGTGGGCGTGCCATGGATGCCGTATGTGGGCTTGGTCAGCCCGATCCAGACGGTGCCCACCGGCCCGTTCGGCCCCGGCGGGATGACCAGCGGACTGTCGTTGCCTTCCTGGCGGAAATTGACGTTGGGATTGTAGGTATAGTTCGGGTTGATCGCCACGGTCCGCACGTTGTGCGCCCCCTGCGGCGAGGGGGTGGCGCTGCTGCCGATGGTTGCCGGGTAATCCACGACCATCTGGCCGCGGGCGTTGTATCCGGCGACGCGGCGGTTGTCCTTGTCGATGATGATCCGCGTGACCTGGCCGCGCAGGCGGGGATTCGGCGCCATCACCTGGATGGTCGCGCCGGGTACCAGGGCCACGCCGGGGTTCAGGAACTCGATGAACTTCTCGTCCATGTGGAACCGCTCGCCCAGGCGTTCGGCGACGCTGGTATGGGCCATGGCGGGCATCAGCGCCTTTTCCGCGTAATCCGTGGGGATCGACGCGGCCAGCCCGGCGGCGTCCTCGGCGGTGACGACATAGGTCTGGGTGACGGGGCGCGTCGCGAAGGACTGCAGCAGGTTCCAGACATGGGGGTCCATCACGCCGTCCTGGGGCAGGCCCGTGCGGCGTTCGAACGCCTTGATCGCGCTCTGGCTCATCCCGCCCTTGAACCCGTCGATGACGCCCGGAGAGGTCCCGGACCGGTCCAGCAGCAGCTGCACCTTGGCGGTCAGGGCCGACCGGCCCCGGGGCAGATCGCTGCCGTCATACTGCGCGGCCTCGATCTCGGCGGCGGTGAAGGGCAGGTCCGGGGTCTGGGCCGCGGCGGGCCAGGCCCAGCCCAGGGACAGGCCAAGGGCCAGCAGCAGCGGTCGGACGGGGTGGGGCGTCATGGGAAGCTCCGATGGTGAAGGCGCAACATCCGGCATCAGGCGGAAAACCGCCAGATAGCGCAGTGGTCACAATCAGGTCAATTCAAGGTTGCGTTCCGCAGTGCGGAATGGCAGCCTGCTAAGTGGAACTGGGAGGAGTTTTATCATGACCACACCGTCGTATCGCACGGCGCTGATGGCTGCCGGCCTGACCGCAGCCCTTGCCGCCCCCGCCATGTCGCAGACCACGCTGATCTATGGCGAGCCCGGTCCCAACCGCGGCGCGCGCGCCGAGGCGACGCAGTGGTTCGCCGACCAGGTGGCCGAACAGTCGGGCGGCGACCTGACGCTGGACATCACCTGGGGCGGGGCGCTCTTTTCGGAAAAGGCCGCCGTCCAGTCCCTGCGCGACGGCGTGGCCGACCTGGGCAGCGTCATCGGCGTCTATTTCCCCCAGGACATGGTGGCCTACGGCATCGCCGACCTGCCGCTGGACAACCCCGATCCGTGGGTGGGCATGAAGGCCACCGATGCGCTGATGCGCAATAACGAGCAGATCAAGGCCAACCTGGCCGCGCAGAACCTGGTCTATGTGGGCACCTATACGACCTCTGCGGTGCAGATGGGCTGCAAGGGGCCTGCGGTGACCTCGGTCGACCAGCTGGCGGGCAAGAAGGTGCGTGGCGTCGGCGCCTATGGCCAGACCTTCCGCGACCTGGGCGCGACCCTGGTCGACATGAGCGTCTACGAGGCCTATCAGGGCATGGAGAACGGCCTGCTGGACTGCACCCAGACCTATTCCTATCTGGTCGCGGCGCTGAAGTTCGACGAGGTCTTCGACAGCTACACCTTCATCGACTGGGGCCAGGTCGGCGCGCTTGGCATCGTCATGAACAAGTCGATGTTCGATTCGCTGTCCCCCGAGCAGCAGCAGGTCATCATGACCGCGGGCGAGGGGCTGGCCGACGAATTCGGCCGCATCATCGAACAGGCGAACGCCGAATCGATCAAGATTCTGGAGGATGCCGGCAAGGAGATCGTCAGCTTCTCGGACGAGGATCGCGCGCGGCTGACCGAGGCGGGCCAGCCCTACCTGGACGAATGGGTCGCACGGGCGGACGCCGCGGGCCTGGACGGACAGGCGCTGCTGGACGAATACCGCGGGCTGATCGCGCAATACACGCAGGAGCTGGAAACGCAGGGTTATCCCTGGGAGCGCGGCTGATCCCATGCGCGTGATCGAACGGACACTTCTGGACCTGGCCGTCTTGGCGCTGATCGCGCTGGGGCTGGTGATCTTTGCCAACGTGGCGATGCGCGCGTTCTGGGGAACCAGCGTGCCCGATGCGATCATCCTGGTCCGCGAACTGATGGTCGCGGCCATCCTGCTGCCCATGGCGGCGGCGACGGCGGCGCGCAGCCACGTCGCCGTCACCTTTTTGTCGGACCGCATGCCGCCGCGCCTGCGCGCGACCCTGATCGTGCTGGGCCATGTCGTTGGCCTTCTGGCGCTGATGCCGCTGATCTATGCGTCCTGGCGGGTGGCCGGTCAGGCCTTCGCCTCGGGTGAGTTCTACTATGGCGACCTGAACCTGCCGCGTTGGCCGGGCGTGGCGCTGTTCATGGCCGGGCTGCTGCTGATGTGGGTGCGGCTGGCGATGCTGCTGGTGGGTGACCTGCGGCAGCTGCGCCACGGCGACGTGATCCTGGATGCCGACGGAAACGAGGTGAACTGATGGACCCGATGACGATCGGCCTTGTCGCGATGGCGGCGGTTCTGGTGCTGCTGGCGATGCGCGTGCCCATCGCGTTCGCCCTGGCGGGCGTGGCCAGCGTCGGCACGTTCCTTGTCTATGCCACGCGCACCGGCGCGTGGATGCCGGAACGGGCGCTGAACCCCACCAGTTCGGTGGTCTTCTCGAATTTCTTCGACCTGGTCCATTCCTATGATCTGTCGATGGTGCCGCTGTTCGTGGCCCTGGGCAACATCGCGTTCTATGCCGGCATCACCACGCGCATCTATGACGCGGCGGCAGTCTGGCTGCGGCCGGTGCGGGGCGGCGTGGCCATGGCATCGGTGCTGGGATGCGGCGGGTTCTCGGCCATCTCGGGGTCGTCGATCGCCTGCGCCTCGACGATGGGACGCATCTGCGTCCCCGAGATGCTGCGCATGGGCTATGACCCCAAGCTGGCCACCGCATCGGTGGCGGTGGGCGGCACCCTGGGGTCGCTGATCCCGCCATCCGTGCTGTTCATCCTGTATGGCATCTTCACCGAGACATCGATCGCGCAACTGTTTCTGGCGGGCATCCTGCCGGGCATCCTGTCGCTGGCGGGCATGCTGCTGGTCATCGCCTGGTGGGTGAACCGCGACCCGGACGCGGCCCCCCGCGGCGAACGCGGCGATGCCAGCCGGACCGATGCGGCCATCGCGGCCTGGCCCGCGCTGCTGCTGTTCGTGGTCATCGTCGGCGGCATCTATGGCGGCATGTTCACCGCGACCGAGGCCGCGGCCGTCAGCGTCGTGCTGACCACGATCATCGGCTTTGCCCAACGCCGCCTGACGATGGGCGTGATGTGGCGCGCGGTCCGCGAAAGCCTGGTGCAGACCGCGGCGATCTTCCTGATCGCGGGCGCCGCCAAGATCTTCGTCAGCTTCGTCGCGCTGACGGGCATGGCGGGGGCGGTCGTGGGCATGGTGTCGGACGCCGAACTGTCGCTGGCCATGCTGATGCTGGTCGTCGTGGTGATCTATCTGGTGCTGGGCATGTTCCTGGACCCGATCGGGATCATGGTCCTGACGCTGCCCTTCATGGTGCCGCTGATCGAGGGTTACGGCCTGAACCTGATCTGGTTCGGCGTCATCGTCGTCAAGCTGCTGGAGATCGGGCTGATCACGCCGCCCGTGGGCCTGAACGTCTTCGTCGTCAGCAACGTCACCAAGTCGGTGGGCATCGACAAGATCTTTGCCGGCGTCACGCGGTTCCTGGCCGTGGACATGCTGGTCCTGCTGCTGCTGATCCTGTTCCCCATCCTGTCGCTGCTGATTCCGGGGTCCATGTGATGACCCCGGCCCCGGACACGCGCCCCGATTATGAGGACGACCGCAACTTTGCCACCGCGCTGGCACGCGGGCTGTCGGTGCTGCGGGCGTTCCGGACCGATGACGACGGGCTGAGCAACGCGCAGATCGCGGAACGCACCGGCCTGCCGAAATCGACCGTGTCGCGGCTGACCTACACGCTTGGCTGCCTGGGCTACCTGACGCAGCCGCAGCGCAACGACCGCTATCGTCCCGGCCCGACGCTGCTGGCGATGGGGCATGTGGCGGCGGCATCGCTGGCCTTCCTGGATTCGGCGCAGGGCATGATGCAGGCCCTGGCCGACCAGACCGGCACGCTGGTCCTGTTCGCGGTGCGCGACCGCGACAAGGTCGCCCTGATGCGCACCTGGCGGCCGCAGCGCGCGGCGTCGATCTGGCTGGAGGTGGGCCACCGCCTGCCCATCGCCGGATCGTCGTCGGGCCTGGCCCTGCTGGGCGCCACCACGCGCGAGGAATTCGCGGGCCTGCTGGCCGATCATCCCGAACCGCCGCTTGACGGCGGCACGCTGGAGGATCTGCGGCTGGAGGCGCGCGGCCAGCTGATCGCCAAGGGCTATACCGTGGTGCGCCAGGGGCTGCGCTATTCGTCCAACATCTCGGCGGTGTCGGTGCCGTTCCGGTCGGCGCGGCTGGCCGGCCCGGTGATGTTCTCCTGCGGGGCGCTGGACGACGTGCTGCCCGACGACCGCATCCATGCCCATGTCGGCCCCGTGCTGCGCGAAACGGTCGCCCGCCTGCAACGGCTGGTCGGGGCCGACGGCGTGCCCGCCTGGCCCGGCAGCCCGAATGACTGAGAGGTTTTCCCAGATGTCCGTATCCTATGCCCGCCAAGGCCGCATCGGCCTGATCACCATCGACAACCCGCCGGTCAACGCCACGGGCCATGCCGTGCGGCAGGGCCTGATGGACGCGGCGCGCGACTTTGCCGCGGACACAGGCGCAGACGCTGCCGTGATCCTGTGCGCCGGCCGCACCTGGGTCGCAGGTGCCGACATCTCGGAATTCGGCAAGCCTTCGCAGGCCCCGATCCTGCCCGACGTGATCGCCGCCATCGAGTCCCTGGACAAGCCCGTCGTCGCGGCGCTGCATGGCACCGCCCTGGGCGGGGGGCTGGAACTGGCCCTTGGGTGCCATACGCGGATCGCGGCCCCCGGCACCCGCATGGGCCTGCCCGAGGTGACCTTAGGGCTGCTGCCCGGGGCGGGCGGCACGCAACGCCTGCCGCGCCTGATCGGCACCGCCGCCGCCCTGGACATCATCACCAGCGCCCGCCAGGTTCCCGCCGCGCAGGCGCTGGACCTGGGGCTGATCGACGCGCTGTCGCAGGGCGATCTGAGCGCGGACGCGATCGCGCTGGCCGATACGCTGGCGGGCCAGCCGCCGCGCCGGACGCGCGATCTGCCCGCACCCGCCCCGGACCCGGATGCCGCGCAGGCGCTGAAGGCCACCCTGGCGCGCAAGCTGCCCGGCCAGATCGCGCAGGCGACGGCAGTGGACGTGGTGACCGACGGCCTGGCGCAGCCCTTCGACCAGGGCATGGCGATTGAGCGCGCGGGCTTTATGGCGCTGATGGACAGCCCGCAGCGCGCCGCGCTGATCCATGCCTTCTTTTCCGAACGCGCCGTGGCCCATCTGCCGCAGATCAAGGGCGTGGCACCGCGCCCCCTGGACCGGATCGGCGTGATCGGCGGCGGCACGATGGGCGCGGGCATCGCGGTGTCCTGCCTGCTGGCCGGGCTGGACGTGACCCTGATCGAACGCGACGACCAGGCGACCGCCCGCGCGCAGGCGACGGTCGGCGACCTGCTGGCGGGGGCCGTCAGCCGCGGCAAGCTGGCCGCCGCGCGCCGGGATGCGATCCTGTCCGGGGCATTCCGCACTGACACGGATTACGCGGCCCTGGGTCAGGCCGACCTGATCGTCGAGGCGGTGTTCGAATCGATGGAGGTCAAGGAACAGGTCTTTGCCGCCATCGACCGCGTGGCAAAGCCCGATGCGGTGCTGGCGACCAACACGTCCTATCTGGACGTGGACCGCATCGCCGACGCGACGCGCCGCCCGCGCGACGTGATCGGCCTGCATTTCTTCTCTCCGGCCCATGTCATGCGCCTGCTGGAGGTCGTGGTCGCGGACCGCACTGCCCCCGAGGTCGTGGCCACGGGCTTTGCCCTGGCCAAGCGCCTTGGCAAGATCGCCGTGCGCGCGGGCGTCTGCGACGGTTTCATCGGCAACCGCATCCTGTCGCATTACCGCGCGGCGGTCGATGCGATGGTGCTGGACGGTGCGTCGCCCCAGCAGGTCGACCGCGCGCTGACCGATTTCGGGTTCGCCATGGGCCCCTATGCGGTCAGCGACCTGGCGGGCCTGGACATCGGCGCGATGACCCGCCAGCGCAAGGCGGCCGACCGCCATCCGCGCGACCGTGTTCCGGTCTTTGCTGACCGCCTGTACGAACAGGGCGATCTGGGCCGCAAGACGGGGCGCGGCTATTACGTTTATGCCGACGGCAAGCCGCAGCCGAACCCGGACCTGCACGCGATCCTGGACGCGGTGCGGTCCGATCTGGGCATCACGCCCCGCGATTTCGACGACGAGGAGATCGTCGCCCGCACCATGGCCGCAATGGTGAATGAGGCTGCCCGCACGGTGGCCGATGGCACCGCGCTGCGACCGCTGGACGTCGATGTCGTGATGCTGAACGGATACGGCTTTCCGCGCTGGCGGGGCGGGCCGATGCACTGGGCCGACGCCCACGGGCTGGACCGCATCCTGGCCGACATCCGCCGCTTTGCCGAAGACGACGACCATTTCTGGCAGCCCGCGCCGCTTCTGGCTGAACTGGTGGCCGACGGCCGCGGCTTTGCCGACCTGAACCAAGGAACCTCTGCATGAAACAGCCCGTGATCGTCTCGACCGCCCGCACCGCCATCGGGCGCGCGAAACGCGGCGCCTTCAACCAGACCCACGGGGCCGTGCTGGCCGGCGCCACCGCCCGCGCCGTGGTCGAGCGTGCGGGCATCGACCCCGCGCTGATCGAGGACAGCATCTGGGGCTGCGGCTATCCCGAGGCCGCGACGGGCGGCAACATCGCCCGTCAGGCGGTGATCCGCGCGGGCCTGCCCGACAGCATCGCGGGCGCCACGGTCAACCGCTTCTGCGCGTCGGGCCTGCAGGCGCTGGCGCAGGGCGCGCAGATGGTCGCCCATGAGGGCGCGCGCGCCGTGCTGGTCGGCGGGGTCGAGAGCATCTCGATGGTCCAGCCGCCCGTGCGCCATTCGCGGGAAGGATGGATCGAGGCGAACCGCCCCGACCTCTACATGACCATGATCGAGACCGCCGATATCGTGGCGGCCCGCTATGGCGTCAGCCGCGAGGCGCAGGATGCCTATGCCGTCGAATCCCAGGCCCGCACCGCCGCGGCGCAGGCCGCCGGGATTTTCGACGACGAGATCATCCCGATGACGGTCACCATGTCCGTCACCGACAAGGCCACCGGCGAGACCGCCGACCGCGAGGTCACCATCGCCGCCGATGAAGGCAACCGTCCCGGCACCACGCTGGAGGCGCTGGCCAAGCTGGAGCCGGTGCGCGGCGCGGGTCAGTTCGTGACCGCAGGCAACGCGTCCCAGCTGTCCGACGGGGCGGCGGCGCTGCTGGTGATGGAGGCCGACCTGGCCGCATCGCTGAACCTGGAACCGCTTGGCGCCTTCCGCGGCTTTGCCGTCGCGGGCTGCGCGCCCGACGAGATGGGCATCGGCCCGGTCTTTGCCGTGCCGCGCCTGCTGGAGCGCCACGGGCTGACGGTGGACGACATCGACCTGTGGGAGCTGAACGAGGCCTTCGCCAGCCAGTGCCTGTACAGCCGCGACACGCTCGGCATCGACCCGGCGAAATACAACGTGAACGGCGGGGCCATTTCCATCGGCCATCCCTTCGGCATGACCGGCGCGCGCACCGCGGGCCATCTGCTGCGCGAAGGCCGCCGCCGGGGCGCCAAATGGGGCGTCGTGACCATGTGCGTGGGCGGTGGCCAGGGCGCCGCCGGACTTCTGGAGATCTTCTGATGGACATGAGCTTTACCCCCGAGGAAACCGCCTTCCGCGACGACATCCGCGCCTTTCTGAAGGCCGAGCTGGATCCCGCGCTGGCCCGCAAGGTGCGGCTCCATCACGACCTGACCAAGGCCGAGATGGAGGGCTGGCACGCGAAACTCCAATCGCGCGGCTGGCTGGCCGGGAACTGGCCCAAGGAGTTCGGCGGCGCGGGCTGGACCGCGATCCAGCGC is a window from the Paracoccus marcusii genome containing:
- a CDS encoding FliI/YscN family ATPase encodes the protein MDKLESIARRLSQLRLATHYGRVQSIRAGLIAAEGLNGRASVGDRVRIALQSGDLGGEIVGLSPRAAQILPEGPIEGLSVGAQVQLDFAPRIAPCDAWIGRIIDPLGQPLDGRPLTQGLTRRSFRTEAPPAATRKRLGARLATGMAVFDTLLPIVAGQRIGLFAGSGVGKSTLLSQMARGVQADVVVIAMIGERGRELREFVEKTMGPEGMARAVIVAATSDQSPLIRRRCAWAAMAVAEHFRDQGRHVLFLADSITRFAEAHREIALAAGEPPSYRGFPPSVSNLIMALAERAGPGPEGSGDITGIFSVLVAGSDMEEPVADILRGTLDGHVVLDRTIAERGRFPAVDVVRSVSRSLPDAASAVENAAIGRARAALGAYAESELMIRAGLYAPGSDAKLDEAVRLYPQLDEFVTRRCPGIADSFAALEAALRLPMRARA
- a CDS encoding Crp/Fnr family transcriptional regulator gives rise to the protein MAITEYFIRFLQRRDSLPERDLARLRALRTQHVSFASGEVIVPVDRVAKRSCMMLRGMSARSHRLVGRPDERVITALHVPGDFVDLHGFVLAGLEHSVVAVGPAEVEFVDHDELVEITENFPHLTRLLWMATLIDAAVHRQWLVAAASLRSSAHLAHLLCEVYTRLNAVGAAADHQFSLPLLQRELADILGYSPIHVNRAVRDLRDRGLLRWSGADVSILDWKGLAMLARFDPTYLDMERQSR
- a CDS encoding extensin family protein, with translation MIRVAGTIIALTLAVVPALAQERPPEAEPDTAQTADRPPEKPEAAEPAPTPDPVPDAISESVPDEPAAQPFGPPPPPVWFTLAETDAEYDACRLALSVMGAQFRPQPPVTDPDNRDCGIARPLQVSHILPDVTLSGEPVMRCAAALSLALWTRDFLQPAAGLLPETPRLTALETGPAYSCRDRVGTGEADPKPSEHGYGNAIDVMGFRFDDGDPVLVQPRQGDGDAAESFQKAAQGTGCLLFTTVLGPGSNAAHDDHLHLDMAARNGGWRLCE
- a CDS encoding L,D-transpeptidase family protein, whose amino-acid sequence is MTPHPVRPLLLALGLSLGWAWPAAAQTPDLPFTAAEIEAAQYDGSDLPRGRSALTAKVQLLLDRSGTSPGVIDGFKGGMSQSAIKAFERRTGLPQDGVMDPHVWNLLQSFATRPVTQTYVVTAEDAAGLAASIPTDYAEKALMPAMAHTSVAERLGERFHMDEKFIEFLNPGVALVPGATIQVMAPNPRLRGQVTRIIIDKDNRRVAGYNARGQMVVDYPATIGSSATPSPQGAHNVRTVAINPNYTYNPNVNFRQEGNDSPLVIPPGPNGPVGTVWIGLTKPTYGIHGTPTPSQLFANQSMGCVRLTNWDAEELAGMVTIGGTEVQFLDAGVTIADVTGSGTAVSPPVADIALPEGTTDQITTPDPAQPLSLPDPQAPATVAPTTPAAAAPSPTAPTPMAPAATDPAAIPAAPDAAAPVTPDPLSDALSGALPEGFVVPTLEEAQP
- a CDS encoding C4-dicarboxylate TRAP transporter substrate-binding protein, whose product is MTTPSYRTALMAAGLTAALAAPAMSQTTLIYGEPGPNRGARAEATQWFADQVAEQSGGDLTLDITWGGALFSEKAAVQSLRDGVADLGSVIGVYFPQDMVAYGIADLPLDNPDPWVGMKATDALMRNNEQIKANLAAQNLVYVGTYTTSAVQMGCKGPAVTSVDQLAGKKVRGVGAYGQTFRDLGATLVDMSVYEAYQGMENGLLDCTQTYSYLVAALKFDEVFDSYTFIDWGQVGALGIVMNKSMFDSLSPEQQQVIMTAGEGLADEFGRIIEQANAESIKILEDAGKEIVSFSDEDRARLTEAGQPYLDEWVARADAAGLDGQALLDEYRGLIAQYTQELETQGYPWERG
- a CDS encoding TRAP transporter small permease, which encodes MRVIERTLLDLAVLALIALGLVIFANVAMRAFWGTSVPDAIILVRELMVAAILLPMAAATAARSHVAVTFLSDRMPPRLRATLIVLGHVVGLLALMPLIYASWRVAGQAFASGEFYYGDLNLPRWPGVALFMAGLLLMWVRLAMLLVGDLRQLRHGDVILDADGNEVN
- a CDS encoding TRAP transporter large permease; this encodes MDPMTIGLVAMAAVLVLLAMRVPIAFALAGVASVGTFLVYATRTGAWMPERALNPTSSVVFSNFFDLVHSYDLSMVPLFVALGNIAFYAGITTRIYDAAAVWLRPVRGGVAMASVLGCGGFSAISGSSIACASTMGRICVPEMLRMGYDPKLATASVAVGGTLGSLIPPSVLFILYGIFTETSIAQLFLAGILPGILSLAGMLLVIAWWVNRDPDAAPRGERGDASRTDAAIAAWPALLLFVVIVGGIYGGMFTATEAAAVSVVLTTIIGFAQRRLTMGVMWRAVRESLVQTAAIFLIAGAAKIFVSFVALTGMAGAVVGMVSDAELSLAMLMLVVVVIYLVLGMFLDPIGIMVLTLPFMVPLIEGYGLNLIWFGVIVVKLLEIGLITPPVGLNVFVVSNVTKSVGIDKIFAGVTRFLAVDMLVLLLLILFPILSLLIPGSM
- a CDS encoding IclR family transcriptional regulator produces the protein MTPAPDTRPDYEDDRNFATALARGLSVLRAFRTDDDGLSNAQIAERTGLPKSTVSRLTYTLGCLGYLTQPQRNDRYRPGPTLLAMGHVAAASLAFLDSAQGMMQALADQTGTLVLFAVRDRDKVALMRTWRPQRAASIWLEVGHRLPIAGSSSGLALLGATTREEFAGLLADHPEPPLDGGTLEDLRLEARGQLIAKGYTVVRQGLRYSSNISAVSVPFRSARLAGPVMFSCGALDDVLPDDRIHAHVGPVLRETVARLQRLVGADGVPAWPGSPND
- a CDS encoding 3-hydroxyacyl-CoA dehydrogenase NAD-binding domain-containing protein, producing MSVSYARQGRIGLITIDNPPVNATGHAVRQGLMDAARDFAADTGADAAVILCAGRTWVAGADISEFGKPSQAPILPDVIAAIESLDKPVVAALHGTALGGGLELALGCHTRIAAPGTRMGLPEVTLGLLPGAGGTQRLPRLIGTAAALDIITSARQVPAAQALDLGLIDALSQGDLSADAIALADTLAGQPPRRTRDLPAPAPDPDAAQALKATLARKLPGQIAQATAVDVVTDGLAQPFDQGMAIERAGFMALMDSPQRAALIHAFFSERAVAHLPQIKGVAPRPLDRIGVIGGGTMGAGIAVSCLLAGLDVTLIERDDQATARAQATVGDLLAGAVSRGKLAAARRDAILSGAFRTDTDYAALGQADLIVEAVFESMEVKEQVFAAIDRVAKPDAVLATNTSYLDVDRIADATRRPRDVIGLHFFSPAHVMRLLEVVVADRTAPEVVATGFALAKRLGKIAVRAGVCDGFIGNRILSHYRAAVDAMVLDGASPQQVDRALTDFGFAMGPYAVSDLAGLDIGAMTRQRKAADRHPRDRVPVFADRLYEQGDLGRKTGRGYYVYADGKPQPNPDLHAILDAVRSDLGITPRDFDDEEIVARTMAAMVNEAARTVADGTALRPLDVDVVMLNGYGFPRWRGGPMHWADAHGLDRILADIRRFAEDDDHFWQPAPLLAELVADGRGFADLNQGTSA
- a CDS encoding acetyl-CoA C-acyltransferase is translated as MKQPVIVSTARTAIGRAKRGAFNQTHGAVLAGATARAVVERAGIDPALIEDSIWGCGYPEAATGGNIARQAVIRAGLPDSIAGATVNRFCASGLQALAQGAQMVAHEGARAVLVGGVESISMVQPPVRHSREGWIEANRPDLYMTMIETADIVAARYGVSREAQDAYAVESQARTAAAQAAGIFDDEIIPMTVTMSVTDKATGETADREVTIAADEGNRPGTTLEALAKLEPVRGAGQFVTAGNASQLSDGAAALLVMEADLAASLNLEPLGAFRGFAVAGCAPDEMGIGPVFAVPRLLERHGLTVDDIDLWELNEAFASQCLYSRDTLGIDPAKYNVNGGAISIGHPFGMTGARTAGHLLREGRRRGAKWGVVTMCVGGGQGAAGLLEIF